The sequence CATCTTGGCGGCCGCGGCCTGCAGTATCTTTTTGTCGGCGGCCGAGAGCTTCTCCCATAGCTTGCCGCTGATCATTATGCCGAGGCATTCAGTGTTCTTGTTATAGTTGTACCAGTGTTTGAGGACGTCGCCGAGCGCCGTGTAGGCCGCGACGATAGAGTAGCCGGTGTCGCCGTCGCATACGCCCGTCTGGATCGACTGATAAACGTCGGCGAAGGGGATGGAGATCGTGCGGAAGTGCGCGCCCTCGAGCGCCGTCTTGAAGACGTCCATGTTCGGTATGCGGAGCAGGACTCCCTTGTCGATCTTCGGGTTAAGCGGCTCCCTCAGTTCTTTCGTGGTGCCCATTCCGACCATGCCCTCAAGGTACATTCCGAGCAGCTTGACGCCGAGCTCTTTGTTGAACTCGTCCATCTTTTTGAAGAACCACCCGTTCGGGTCGTAGACCTTCGCGACCTGCTTATAGCTGCTTGTGTAGCCCTGTACGTATATGAGGTCCATTCTGTTGTCGAACTGGCTCGGGAAGGAGATGGCGGCCATTTCTATCGTACCGCGGATGAGCTCCTCGTAAACGAGCGAATAGTCGCCGAGCTGATTTGCCGGATAGACCTTGACCTGGATGCGTCCCTGCGTCTTTTCTCCGACCTCTTTGGCGAAGCCGTTCATAGCGATCGTCGCGTGGTGGTCGGGCGGGTTCTGCCCCGCGAATTTGACGATGAGCGGTGCCGCCTGCGCCCCCTGCGCGAGCAGCGCGGCGGAGATTACTGCCGCCGACAGCGATGTGAGGTGCTTGATGACGCCTTTTTGAAGCATAAGAATCTCTCCCTTTTTTATTTATGGCGTTGCAAAAATTATCTGCTTTCTTTTCTTGCCTCGGCCGCCCTTGTAGGAAGACGCGACAGGTCTGATACCACCGCGATGCCCATCTCTTCGAGCCTGTCGCTGACGTCTACCGGCGTCGTGCCCTCTTCGGTGTTCTGGTTGAGCACGCCGCCCATGCAGACCGGGACCTTGTAGTCCTCCTCCTCCATCTCGTCAAGGAGGTTTCTCGAATATTCGAGGGCCATTCCGTTGTGCGTGCTTACGAAGATCATCTCCGCGCCGCACTTTGCGGCTTCAGATACGACCTCGTCGGGGTTGCGTTCGGCGCCGATGTTCACGACGTCCGCGCCGGCCGCGCCGAGGAGGCGGCTTATCAAAAGCAGGCCGTGCTCATGCACGTCAGTCGAGGCGGCGAGGACCTTTATCCCGGAGAGCTTTGCGCGCGTCTCCGCGCTCTCGTAGCTCGGACGCCATAGCTCCACCTGTTCGAGCGTCCTCGTGAATATGTCGTTGGGAATTGGCGCGTCCTCCGTCGTTTTGCGTCCCGCGCCGGGGTTGAGCTCCTCTTCGAAGGCGCGCGGGCCGATCTTTTTCAGGACGTAAAGCATCTGTACCGCGTCCCTCGTGTCCACGCCGCAGTCGGCGAAGAAGGCGAGCGCGTTGGCGTATATCCTCTTTCCCTTTGTGCAGACGGACCTCGCGAAGTTTTTGCTGGCGGTGAAATCGAAGTGCGGATGCATTCGGCGCGCGATCTTTTCCATGTCGTGGGCCCACTGCTGAATTTCGCATATCTCGTCGAGCGACGGCGCGCGCAGCGCCTCGGTGAAAGGCACTGGCAT is a genomic window of Synergistes jonesii containing:
- the dctP gene encoding TRAP transporter substrate-binding protein DctP, producing the protein MLQKGVIKHLTSLSAAVISAALLAQGAQAAPLIVKFAGQNPPDHHATIAMNGFAKEVGEKTQGRIQVKVYPANQLGDYSLVYEELIRGTIEMAAISFPSQFDNRMDLIYVQGYTSSYKQVAKVYDPNGWFFKKMDEFNKELGVKLLGMYLEGMVGMGTTKELREPLNPKIDKGVLLRIPNMDVFKTALEGAHFRTISIPFADVYQSIQTGVCDGDTGYSIVAAYTALGDVLKHWYNYNKNTECLGIMISGKLWEKLSAADKKILQAAAAKMAANSIKTAEANDMKYLDLMRKKGIKVHMYTPKELKPIMDAFASTWGKLDETKGKDLMAEFKTEMKKITDSTK